In Symbiobacterium terraclitae, a genomic segment contains:
- the pnpS gene encoding two-component system histidine kinase PnpS, giving the protein MLRSIQGKLVVVYLLLIVVAMELASLYLMRELERSYIGKVQDDLHQSAQLLAGQLSNFVVDDRLDAAVVDQYMERWPGEVLVLDANGVVIGATARLANRDQLLGLKFSHDDVSPAFFGNTNRRIGQEGARRMAYEAVPITVAGNVVGVIYLKDSLEEAYARLSDLRDILLVATLLAMASTVVLSFALARTITGPIRELTRTAAEIAGGNFDQTIAVHSDDEIGKLGEMFNRMSRRLKETMSEIQDEKSQAEAILTHMADGLMALNGSGRIIRLNPAAERMFQVQEAQAIGCRPEELAEGSGLEEALLEAWGHSSALSRQVRLTDRVLQAYITPLKGESQQTAGTVIVFHDITELEKVEAMRREFVANVSHELKTPLTTVKSYVETLLDGAAEDPEVRTRFLRVVDAETERMARLVRDLLRLTHMDEGTSRWTLRPHDLGALVAEVTARLRVQAEQKQLTVECEVAPGTPEAVCDYDKIQQVVVNLLANAIEFTPNGGQIRITVEPAPGEVRVTIRDTGIGIPPEDLPRIFERFYRVDKARSRTMGGTGLGLSIAKQIVELSGGRIGIESEVGRGTAVTFTLPAVAAAEVNPV; this is encoded by the coding sequence GTGCTCCGCAGCATTCAGGGCAAGTTGGTGGTGGTCTACCTCCTACTGATCGTGGTCGCGATGGAGCTCGCGAGCCTCTACCTCATGCGCGAGCTGGAGCGCAGCTATATCGGCAAGGTACAGGACGACCTGCATCAGAGCGCACAGCTCCTGGCCGGTCAGCTCTCCAACTTCGTCGTGGACGACCGCCTGGATGCCGCCGTTGTCGACCAGTACATGGAGCGCTGGCCGGGCGAGGTGCTGGTGCTGGACGCCAACGGCGTGGTCATCGGGGCCACTGCCCGACTGGCCAACCGGGACCAGCTGCTGGGCCTCAAGTTCAGCCATGACGACGTCTCCCCGGCCTTCTTCGGCAACACCAACCGGCGGATCGGCCAGGAAGGCGCGCGGCGCATGGCCTACGAGGCGGTACCGATTACGGTGGCGGGCAACGTGGTCGGGGTCATCTACCTGAAGGACAGCCTGGAGGAAGCGTACGCCCGGCTGAGCGACCTGCGCGACATCCTGCTGGTGGCGACGCTGCTCGCCATGGCCTCGACGGTGGTGCTGAGCTTTGCCCTGGCGCGCACGATCACCGGGCCGATCCGGGAGCTGACCCGCACGGCGGCCGAGATCGCAGGCGGCAACTTCGACCAGACGATCGCCGTCCACTCCGACGACGAGATCGGCAAGCTGGGCGAGATGTTCAACCGGATGAGCCGCCGCCTGAAGGAGACCATGAGCGAGATTCAGGACGAGAAGAGCCAGGCCGAGGCCATCCTGACCCACATGGCGGACGGCCTGATGGCCCTGAACGGCAGCGGGCGGATCATCCGGTTGAACCCGGCTGCGGAGCGGATGTTCCAGGTGCAGGAGGCGCAGGCCATCGGGTGCCGTCCGGAGGAGCTGGCGGAAGGCTCCGGCCTTGAGGAGGCGCTGCTGGAGGCCTGGGGCCACAGCAGCGCCCTCAGCCGGCAGGTCCGCCTGACGGACCGCGTGCTTCAGGCCTACATCACCCCGCTGAAGGGGGAGAGCCAGCAGACGGCCGGCACGGTGATCGTGTTCCACGACATCACCGAGCTGGAGAAGGTGGAGGCGATGCGCCGCGAGTTCGTCGCCAACGTCTCCCACGAGCTGAAGACGCCGCTGACCACGGTGAAGAGCTACGTGGAGACCCTGCTGGACGGTGCGGCCGAGGATCCCGAGGTGCGCACCCGGTTCCTGCGGGTCGTCGACGCCGAGACCGAGCGCATGGCCCGGCTGGTGCGCGACCTGCTCCGGCTGACGCACATGGACGAGGGCACGAGCCGCTGGACGCTCAGGCCGCATGACCTGGGCGCCCTGGTGGCCGAGGTCACTGCCCGGCTGCGGGTGCAGGCGGAGCAGAAGCAGTTGACCGTGGAGTGCGAGGTCGCACCGGGAACCCCGGAGGCGGTCTGCGACTACGACAAGATCCAGCAGGTGGTGGTCAACCTGCTGGCCAACGCCATCGAGTTCACGCCCAACGGCGGCCAGATCCGCATCACAGTGGAACCGGCGCCCGGTGAGGTGCGTGTGACGATTCGGGACACCGGCATCGGCATTCCCCCCGAGGACCTGCCCCGGATCTTCGAGCGGTTCTACCGCGTCGATAAGGCCCGCTCCCGCACCATGGGCGGCACCGGGCTCGGGCTCTCGATCGCGAAGCAGATCGTCGAGCTGTCGGGCGGGCGCATCGGCATCGAGTCTGAGGTCGGCCGCGGCACGGCGGTTACCTTCACCCTCCCCGCCGTGGCTGCAGCGGAGGTGAACCCCGTATGA
- a CDS encoding winged helix-turn-helix domain-containing protein encodes MADRILVVDDERPIAEILKFSFEREGFEVEMAFDGEEAVAKARASQFHLVILDIMLPKLDGFSVCREIRSFSSVPILMLTAKEAEIDKVLGLELGADDYVTKPFSPRELIARVRAILRRTRSAESQGIHRGSSDEILREGDITINLTSYEVHKGDRPLELTPREFELLRFLVSHAGQVFSREALLEEVWGYDYYGDVRTVDVTVRRLREKLEENSARPEYIKTRRGVGYYFQRFA; translated from the coding sequence ATGGCAGATCGCATTCTGGTGGTCGACGACGAGCGGCCGATCGCGGAGATTCTGAAGTTCAGCTTCGAGCGCGAGGGCTTCGAAGTGGAGATGGCCTTCGACGGCGAGGAGGCCGTGGCCAAGGCCAGAGCCTCCCAGTTTCACCTGGTGATCCTGGACATCATGCTGCCCAAGCTGGACGGGTTCTCCGTCTGCCGGGAGATCCGGAGCTTCTCGTCGGTGCCGATTCTGATGCTGACGGCCAAGGAGGCCGAGATCGACAAGGTGCTGGGGCTGGAACTGGGGGCGGACGACTACGTGACCAAGCCCTTCAGTCCCAGGGAGCTGATCGCCCGGGTGCGGGCGATCCTGCGGCGCACCCGGAGCGCCGAGTCCCAGGGCATCCACAGGGGCTCGTCCGACGAGATCCTGCGGGAGGGCGACATCACCATCAACCTGACCAGCTACGAGGTACACAAGGGCGACCGGCCGCTGGAGCTGACGCCCCGGGAGTTCGAGCTGCTTCGCTTCCTCGTCAGCCACGCCGGGCAGGTCTTCTCCCGCGAGGCCCTGCTGGAGGAAGTATGGGGCTACGACTACTACGGCGACGTGCGCACCGTGGACGTGACGGTGCGGCGGCTGCGGGAGAAGCTGGAGGAGAACTCGGCGCGGCCCGAGTACATCAAGACCCGCCGCGGCGTCGGCTACTACTTCCAGCGCTTCGCCTAG
- a CDS encoding peptidase MA family metallohydrolase produces MRGQRVNRGLLASLVAAALVLCVLIGWAPARAAVYRYYREHGRARALAGLPGFDSQGSERFVLYYRPEDADLAALILEVAEAAYSHVVAQVGHRPEGRVPLIVYADRAELRAAFGWGSDQSAVGVYWRGTVRLLSPRVWLAASDESELRESFLRRNPLAHELTHYVLDELTDGNYPRWFTEGLAQRVEEQATGYLWLEPGASLDQALYTLEELTARFDALPNQALAYRQSYLLVSYIAERWGEGALAGLVARLGQGVPFDRAVEQSLDRAMTEVYRDWLASVLR; encoded by the coding sequence GTGCGCGGGCAGAGGGTGAACCGAGGCCTCCTTGCCTCGCTGGTGGCCGCCGCGCTGGTCCTCTGTGTGCTGATCGGCTGGGCGCCGGCGCGTGCGGCCGTCTACCGCTACTATCGTGAGCACGGCAGGGCGCGCGCCCTGGCGGGGCTGCCCGGCTTCGACAGCCAGGGCTCCGAGCGGTTCGTGCTCTACTACCGGCCGGAGGACGCAGACCTGGCTGCCCTGATCCTGGAGGTGGCCGAGGCCGCGTACAGCCACGTGGTGGCGCAGGTGGGGCACCGGCCCGAGGGGCGTGTGCCGCTGATTGTGTACGCGGACCGGGCGGAACTGCGGGCCGCCTTCGGCTGGGGCAGCGACCAGAGCGCGGTGGGGGTCTACTGGCGGGGAACGGTGCGGCTGCTCTCGCCGCGGGTCTGGCTCGCGGCTTCTGACGAGTCCGAGCTCAGGGAGTCCTTCCTGCGGCGCAACCCCCTCGCCCACGAGCTGACGCACTACGTCCTGGACGAGCTGACCGACGGCAACTACCCGCGCTGGTTCACCGAAGGGCTGGCCCAGCGCGTCGAGGAGCAGGCCACAGGCTACCTCTGGCTGGAACCCGGGGCCTCGCTCGACCAGGCGCTCTACACGCTGGAGGAGCTCACCGCACGCTTCGACGCCCTGCCCAACCAGGCTCTGGCCTACCGCCAGAGCTACCTCCTCGTCTCGTACATCGCCGAGCGCTGGGGAGAGGGTGCGCTGGCCGGGCTGGTCGCCCGCCTGGGGCAGGGCGTGCCGTTTGACCGGGCGGTGGAGCAGAGCCTGGACAGGGCGATGACGGAGGTCTACCGCGACTGGCTGGCGTCGGTCCTGCGCTGA
- a CDS encoding YpiB family protein, with product MERPRGTKSKADQIKAFLARYQPKLSEARGFLQFMLSKEEILRRTELVTDLTGAECAILVSAKGSGTWPFLFRRGDKVYTKTSQAVVELMKSVPERIALCLSTEPPEWSEERQEFLEMLARWHDEVFREDLDRVTRRQELLRQIDEALERGDRGAFQQLAAELRRLD from the coding sequence ATGGAGAGGCCCAGGGGGACCAAGAGCAAGGCTGATCAGATCAAGGCGTTTCTCGCCAGGTACCAGCCGAAGCTGTCGGAGGCGAGGGGATTTCTGCAGTTCATGCTGTCCAAGGAGGAGATCCTCCGCCGCACCGAACTCGTGACGGACCTCACCGGCGCCGAATGCGCCATCCTCGTCTCGGCCAAGGGTTCCGGAACGTGGCCGTTCCTTTTCCGGCGGGGGGACAAGGTGTACACGAAAACCTCGCAGGCGGTCGTCGAACTGATGAAGTCGGTGCCCGAGCGCATCGCCCTGTGCCTCTCGACCGAACCTCCCGAGTGGAGCGAGGAGAGGCAGGAGTTCCTCGAGATGCTGGCCAGGTGGCACGACGAAGTCTTCCGTGAGGACCTGGACCGCGTGACACGCCGCCAGGAGCTGCTGCGGCAGATCGACGAGGCCCTGGAGCGCGGCGACCGGGGTGCATTCCAGCAACTGGCCGCCGAGCTGCGCCGGCTCGACTGA
- a CDS encoding M23 family metallopeptidase, with protein MPRRPLLLVVLATVMCLGIAADLGWRHLQHQRDPAVAAREQAGSEAADPEDAQLAALSDADSRLRQEVASRTATGPRAAREPLIAGQISQVPVLKKAVAITVNGTEVVAVADEAAAQAVLDAILGAYEETYLGDASVVEELTFAESVAWRATEVPEDEIKTVEEAVNVLLLGTDAVATYTVESGDTAWGIAMDYDLTTDQLAKANPGVDLELLHPGQQLTITYKEPYVHLRSVAQRVVEEGIPFAEQTIQDSSLWPWQSEIITAGRWGTRLKTLREHREDGVVVSAEVLDSQVIAEPQVQVRKVGIKQVPDMGTGSLVLPVVGEITSHFGPRWGSWHNAIDIAAPSGTPVLAADSGMVIFRGWSGSYGNLVQIDHGGGKMVTWYAHLSAFNVSVGQTVNKGDVIGYVGSTGYSTGPHLHFEIRIDGTPVNPLNYYP; from the coding sequence TTGCCTCGCCGCCCCCTATTGCTCGTGGTCCTCGCGACGGTCATGTGCCTGGGAATCGCCGCCGACCTCGGCTGGCGGCATCTGCAGCATCAAAGGGATCCGGCGGTGGCAGCGAGAGAGCAGGCGGGTTCCGAAGCTGCGGACCCGGAGGACGCCCAGCTTGCAGCCCTGAGCGACGCTGACTCGCGCCTGCGGCAGGAGGTGGCCTCGCGGACGGCCACCGGCCCCCGGGCCGCGCGTGAGCCGCTCATCGCCGGGCAGATCTCCCAGGTGCCGGTGCTGAAGAAGGCCGTCGCGATCACCGTCAACGGCACGGAAGTGGTGGCGGTGGCCGACGAGGCGGCTGCACAGGCGGTGCTGGACGCCATCCTCGGCGCCTACGAAGAGACCTACCTGGGCGACGCCTCGGTGGTCGAGGAGCTGACCTTTGCCGAGTCGGTGGCCTGGAGGGCGACGGAGGTTCCGGAGGACGAGATCAAGACTGTCGAGGAGGCCGTCAACGTCCTCCTGCTGGGCACGGACGCGGTGGCCACGTACACGGTGGAGTCGGGCGACACGGCCTGGGGCATCGCCATGGACTACGACCTGACCACCGACCAGCTGGCCAAGGCCAACCCCGGCGTCGACCTGGAGCTCCTCCATCCCGGTCAGCAGCTGACCATCACCTACAAGGAACCCTACGTGCACCTCCGCTCCGTCGCACAGCGGGTCGTGGAGGAGGGCATCCCCTTCGCCGAGCAGACGATTCAGGACAGCAGCCTCTGGCCGTGGCAGTCCGAGATCATCACCGCGGGACGGTGGGGCACCCGGCTGAAGACGCTCCGCGAGCACCGGGAGGACGGCGTGGTGGTCTCCGCCGAGGTCCTGGACAGCCAGGTGATCGCCGAGCCGCAGGTGCAGGTGCGCAAGGTGGGCATCAAGCAGGTGCCGGACATGGGCACCGGGTCGCTGGTTCTGCCGGTGGTCGGTGAGATTACCTCCCATTTTGGGCCGCGCTGGGGATCCTGGCACAACGCCATTGACATCGCGGCGCCGTCGGGAACGCCCGTGCTGGCTGCAGACAGCGGCATGGTGATCTTCAGGGGTTGGAGCGGCAGCTACGGCAACCTGGTGCAGATCGACCACGGCGGCGGGAAGATGGTCACCTGGTACGCCCACCTGTCCGCCTTCAACGTGAGCGTCGGCCAGACGGTCAACAAGGGCGATGTGATCGGATACGTCGGGAGCACCGGGTACTCCACGGGGCCGCACCTGCACTTCGAGATCCGCATCGATGGAACGCCTGTCAACCCGCTCAACTACTACCCCTGA
- a CDS encoding lytic transglycosylase domain-containing protein has protein sequence MRKTRRPRRDLVALLAFLVLFSWHGFFGRLEAAAVPEPLPVYAVEPQLPEQELLVANRRQIAVARAQQAAAWTASAAVHDLAGEQLQQVRRSEALRRHQLDRIADLVPPEFQQMVLDLSAEHGVDPRLVAAVGAVESRWNPNTVGSHNDTGLMQILPSTAAWIAGRLGWSEYDLFDPWTNLTMGIWYLKVLHREYGSWEKALAAYNGGPRHAHLGAAHPYVGRVMRVYGGPVVQDPIL, from the coding sequence ATGCGGAAGACACGCCGCCCCAGGCGGGACCTGGTGGCCTTGCTGGCTTTTCTGGTGCTCTTCTCCTGGCACGGGTTCTTCGGCAGGCTGGAGGCCGCGGCGGTGCCGGAGCCCCTGCCTGTATATGCGGTGGAGCCGCAGCTCCCGGAGCAGGAGCTGCTCGTGGCGAACCGACGGCAGATCGCCGTGGCCAGAGCGCAGCAGGCCGCGGCCTGGACCGCCTCGGCCGCGGTGCACGACCTGGCCGGGGAGCAGCTGCAGCAGGTCAGGCGGAGCGAGGCGCTGCGACGGCATCAGTTGGACCGCATCGCTGACCTGGTTCCGCCGGAGTTCCAGCAGATGGTGCTGGACCTCTCCGCCGAACACGGCGTGGACCCGCGCCTGGTCGCGGCCGTGGGCGCCGTGGAGAGCCGGTGGAACCCGAACACGGTGGGCAGCCACAACGACACGGGCCTCATGCAGATCCTGCCCAGCACTGCGGCCTGGATCGCCGGGCGCCTGGGCTGGTCGGAGTACGACCTTTTCGACCCGTGGACGAACCTGACCATGGGCATCTGGTACCTGAAGGTGCTGCACCGGGAGTACGGCTCCTGGGAGAAGGCGTTGGCGGCGTACAACGGCGGTCCGCGTCACGCCCACCTGGGTGCGGCGCACCCATACGTGGGGCGGGTGATGCGTGTCTACGGCGGGCCGGTGGTGCAAGACCCGATACTCTGA